The Amycolatopsis methanolica 239 nucleotide sequence AGGCCGCCTGGCCGGGCCGCCCGGCGCCGCAGGTGCGGCTGCTGCCGGAGATGGTGTCCTACGAGGACGTGCTGTCGATGGACAAGCAGCGGCACACCAAGCTCATCCCGATCGGCATCAACGAGGACGAGCTGGCGCCGGTCTACCTGGACTTCGACGCCGACCCGCACTTCATCGCCTTCGCCGACGGCGAGTCCGGCAAGACGAACCTGCTGCGGCAGATCACGCGCGGGATCACCGAGCGGTACACGGCGAAGGAAGCGGTCATCGTGCTGGTGGACTACCGGCGCACGATGCTCGGGTTCGTGGAGGGCAACCACCTGCTCGGCTACGCGGTGTCGGCCAACCAGCTCGACGGCATGGTCAAGGACATCGTGGGGTCGATGACCCGGCGACTGCCCGGGCCGGACGTCACGCAGGAGCAGCTGCGCAACCGGTCCTGGTGGAAGGGCCCGGAGCTGTTCATCGTGGTCGACGACTACGACCTGGTGGCCACGCAGACCTCCAACCCGCTCAAGCCGCTGTCGGAGTTCCTGGCCCAGGCCAAGGACGTCGGCCTGCACATGGTCGTGGTGCGCCGCACGGGTGGCGCGTCGCGGGCGGCCTACGACCCGATCATCGGCAAGCTGAAGGAGATCGCGGCGCCGGGCATCGTGATGAACGGCAGCAAGGACGAGGGCCAGCTGCTGGGCAACGTCAAGCCGTCCGCGATGCCGCCGGGCCGTGGTGTGCTGGTGAGCCGCAAGGTCGGCAAGCAGTTGATGCAGGTGTCGTGGATCCAGCCAGACTGATCAGGACCGTCCACATCGGAGCGGGGCACCAGGGCCGTGGCGCGGCTCTGGTGCCGTTTCGCGGGGGCGCCTCGTGACCTTGCGCGTCGCAGTGGACTTCGGGACGTCGAGCACCTGCGTGGTGGCCGCGCTGAACGGGCGGCCGCCGCAGGTGGTCGTCGTCGACGGGCAGCCGCTCATGTCCTCGGCCGTGTACGCGGCGGCCGACGGCACGCTGTTCGTCGGGCAGGAGGCCGACCGGCAGGCGGCGATGGACCCGTCGCGCTACGAGCCGAACCCGAAGCGCCGCATCGACGAGGGCGAGCTGCTGCTCGGCGACCGCGTCCTTCGGGTCACCGACGTCGTGCGCGCGGTGCTGGAACGCGCCGTCACCGAGGCGCGCCGCCTCGCCAGCAACGCCGAGGTCGGGCTGCTCGTGCTGACCCACCCGGCCGACTGGGGCGCGGTCCGCACCCGGCTGCTGCGCCAGGCCGCCAGTGGTCTGGCCCGCGAGGTCACGCTCGTGCCGGAACCGGTCGCGGCCGCGGTGTTCCACGCCGCCACCTTCGCGCCGGAGGAGATCAACTCCGACCGCACGGTCGAGATCAGCAACCGTCCGGGCGCGACACTGGCCGTGCTCGACCTCGGCGGCGGGACCGTGGACGTGAGCGTCGTGAGCCGGGTCCCCGGCCACCGCGGCGGGTTCCAGGTCCTCGCCACCCGGGGTGACCCGAGCTTCGGCGGCGCCGACGTCGACCAGTTGCTGCTGGAGCACGTCGGCAGCCTGGTGTCCTCAGCGGACCCGGACGCGTGGCGCCAGCTGGTCGAGGGCCGTGAGCTGACCGACCGGCGCCGTCGCCGCGTGCTGCGCCAGGACGTGCGCGGCGCCAAGGAAACGTTGTCCCGGCACGCCTACACCGACGTGCCGATGCCGCCGCCGTTCGCCGACGCGCACGTGACGCGCGAGGACCTGGAGCGCCTGGTCGCCGCGCCGCTGGGCCGCGCGGTCGAGCTGACCTGCGCCGCGATCGAGGAGGCCGAGCTGCGCCCGAAGCAGCTCAGCGCGATCTTCCTGGTCGGCGGGTCGAGCCGGATCCCGATGATCTCGCGCCTGGTCCACGAGCGCACCGGCGTGGTGCCGACCACTCTGGACCAGCCGGAAACGGTGGTCGCGCGTGGCGCGCTGCTCGCGGTCCAGAAGGCGCCCGCCTCGCCGCCGCCGCGCGTGCCTGCCCGGCAGCTCGCCGACCAGCGCACCGAGGTCGTGCGCAACCCGAACGCGCCGCGTCCGGGGTTCTCGCCCCGGCCGCCGACACCGCCCGGCGGGTTCAGCGGTCCGGCCGTGCCGCGCCAGGCACCGCAGGGTGTGCGCCGCCCGCCGCCAAGGCCGCCGCGCCCGGCTCACCACGGCTCCGGCCCGGGTTCGCCGCCGCGCGGGATCCCTGCGCCACCGACGCGGAAGAAGCCGAAGCTGCCGTGGATCATCGGCGGCGCGGTCGTGCTCGCCGTCGCCGCGGTGACCGGGCTGGTCGTGGTGCTGACCGCGGACGGGGAGCCGGAACCGCCGCCGGGGAAGGTCGTCGCGCAGTACCACTACCAGTTCACCGCGCCGCAGGACTGGACGCAGACCGGTGGCTCCCCGGACCTGCGGGAGACGCTGATCAAACCGGACGACGCGCAGCAGCAGTTCGACTCGGTGTCGGTCCAGGAACACCCGTTGTCCTACGACGCGTCGGCCGATCCCCGCCGGCTCGTCAGTGAGTTGCGCTCGCAAATCGAAGCGGCGCCGGCGCAGTACTCCGGGTTCAACCCGGAAGCCAGCTACGCCGGCCGGAAAGTGGTCTTCTACCACCAGGTCCTGCCCGGTCAGACCGCGTCGATCGACTGGTACGCCCTGGCGCAGGGGAACGTCCAGGTGAACGTCGGATGCGTGTATGCGAACGAAAACGCGCGTGACCGGGTGAACGCCGCTTGCACGCAGGTGATCAGGACGCTCAACATCAGCGCGTGAAAACCCGTTCGGGTGAGCGCGGCATTCACACGCGCAACTACTTCCGCGAACGGCGGGACAAGGCGGAACCGGGCATGGCAAGGTCATCGTCGTAGGTCCGTAGGCGGTTGGGATCGTTACGGACAACACCACGACGAAGGGGGTAGTTCCTCATGGCAGGCGGCTTTGAAGGGGATCCGGCAGAATTCGCGGCCGCGCACCTGAAGGTGTCCGAGGCCAAGCTGGCGATGGACCAGAACCTGATGCAGCTGGCCAACAACATCGAGGCCACGCAGGCGGGCTGGACCGGTCCGGCGGCCAAGGTGTTCCAGGACGTCATGGACGCTTTCGCCCAGAAGTCGGCGAAGCTGAACGACGCGCTCGAGCACATCGGCGAGATGCTCAAGTCCTCCGGTGTCCAGTACGAGGTGCAGGACCAGGAAGTCAACCAGCAGCTGAGCTCGCTCCAGGCCGCTCTCGAGGGCCTGTGATCGCGGCCTGAGCGCCGTCACCACACCTGACTTCCAGACCAGAAAGGACAATCATGTCGGGCCCGATGAAGGTCGATTACGCCACCATCCACCAGGCCGCCACGGACTGCAACAAGACCGGCGGCGAGCTGGAAAACCTCTTCACCCAGTTGAAGTCGGACCTCGCTCCGCTGACCAACAGCTGGACCGGTGACGCGCAGCAGGCGTGGCACGACCGGCAGGAGGAGTGGAACCGCGCGCTGGAGGACATGAAGGGTCTTCTCGCCCGCATCGCCACCGCGCTGCCGCAGATCGCGGACGGCTACCAGTCCACCGACACCGGCATCACCAAGATGTTCGGCGGCTGAGTATTTCCCGGAAAGGGCCCCGGCGTGCGCGCCGGGGCCCTTTTTCCGTTCGTCAGCGCGGCATTCCGACTTCGTACTGCGCCTGGTCGTTGAGCACGCGGACGGTGACCTTTTTCGGTTGTCCCGCGACGGTCACCGTGCATTCGAACGTGGCACCCGTGCGGACCGGCTGGTCCTCGGGGCACTGGGCGTTCTTGACGTCCCCTTCGCCGAAGTCCTCGCGGAGGATCTTGACGACGCCGTCCTGGACCGCGGCCTGGTCGAGGGTGTCCCCCTGGAACGCGCCGAGCAGCCAGGCGCCGACGCCACCTCCGCCGAGCAGCACTACCACCGCGGCGCCGATCAGGAACGGCTTCTTGGAGCGCTTGGGCTTCTGCTTGCCGAACGCGCCGAACCCCCCGTAGCTCGGCTGCCACTGCCCGCCCTGCTGGGGCTGGGGTCCCGTCCCCGGGCCGGGGGCAGGTTGGTGCTGCGCCTGGCCGGGCTGCTGGTTCCACCCCTGGCCGGTTGGGTGCTGGCCCCACGGCTGGGGGACCGGCCCGCTGGTGGGGTTCTGCTGGCTGGGCTGGCCCCAGGGTGCGGTAGCGCCCGCTTGGTCAGCGGGCTGCTGGCCCCACCGCGGCGGAACCGGCCCGCCGGCCGGGCCCTGCTGCCCCCAGGACTGGGGGACCGGTCCGCTGGCGGGATTCTGCTGTCCTGGCTGCCCCCACGGCTGCCACCCCGGTTGTTGCGGCTGGTTCACGCCACTCACCTGCCCTGCCCCTGGATGTCGTCCATCCGGGCGTAGAAATCCGCCACCGCCGCGCTGTCCGCCAGCACCGTGACCTGCGACGGGTCCGGGATCTTCGGCAGGTCGACCTCGGACGGCGTGCCGTCGAGCCGGTAGTGGTAGTCGATCTCCAGCTCGTGCCCGTTGCCGGTGATCTTGCCCGTCATCTCGATCTCGGTCAGCTTGCCCCGCGGGTCCAGCACGACGCGCGTCTGCAGCGTCCGGGCCTTCATCTCGGCCGTCAGCTGGGAGCTGATCGCCGCGGGGAAGGTCACCACGTCGTTGTCGATGAACGCGGTCAGGGTCACCTCGGCCATCAGCTCGACGCTGCCGTCCGGCTTGCTGTTGGCGCGCTTCGCGCCGTGGCCGCCCTCCACCGAGTCCTGCACGGCGCCGAGCATCTTGCAGACCGTCTGCGCGCCCTCCCAGTAGCACTCGTTGTACTGGCCCGAGGTGTACGGCATCTGCACCCACGGCGTCGGCGCGAGGCTCGCGTACACGGGCCCGAGCAGCATGTACTCCACCGGGCTGTTGGCCGGGTGATAGACGTCCAGGTACTCGTTGGAGTCGAGGTTCGAGTGGTTGCGGCTCAGCCGCGCGGGCGGGTGCCCCAGCTGCACGGCGCTGATCGTCGCGTTGAGGCGCCTCTCGTCGAAGCGCACCACCTGGTCCAGCCGGGTCTTCCTGGTCTCGTTGGCGCTGAACTGGTCGGACAGCTTGTTGAGCGTGTCGTCGAACTTCGCGCTCACGTATGCGGCGGCGTCCTCGCCGTCGGGCACGGGCGTCCCCGCCTTGGCACTGCCGCACCCGGCGAGCAGGGCCACCGTGGCGAGCACCGCGGTGAACCTCGGTAGGCTGGATCTCGTTCGCGCGGACACGCCGGTGGCCCCCTCCAGGCGGAAAACCGTGTTCTCGACTGCGCGCAACCCTAGTATGTAAGCCGGGGACACCCCGCCTTCAAGGTCGCCGAACCCGGCGGGTATCTTTATATGTCGTTGTGCGTGCAGCAAGCGTTCGCGCTGGGTACGCACTCGACCCCAAACGCACCGTTGACCACGAGGTAAACCCTTGCCCACGTACAGCCCTAAGCCTGGCGATGTCACCCGTGCCTGGCATGTGATCGATGCCGAGGATGTCGTGCTCGGCCGGCTCGCGACCGAGGTCGCCACGCTGCTGCGCGGCAAGCACAAGCCCACGTATGCACCACACGTGGACACCGGTGACTTCGTCATCATCGTCAACGCCGAGAAGGTCCGCCTGACCGGTAACAAGCGCGACCAGAAGTTCGCGTACCGGCACAGCGGTTACCCTGGCGGTCTGCGCAAGCGCTCGTTCGGCGAGCTGCTCGACACCCGGCCCGACCGGCTGCTGGAGAAGGTCGTCAAGGGCATGCTGCCGAAGAACAAGCTCGGCCGCGCCCAGGCGAAGAAGCTGAAGGTCTACGCAGGCCCGCAGCACCCGCACGCTGCGCAGCAGCCGCAGCCGTTCCAGATCACCAAGATCGCGCAGGTCGCCAAGTGAGTGAGGAAGTGTCTGTGACCAGCACGGAGACCGAGACCGAGGCCCCCGAGGCCACCGAGGCGGTCGTGACCAGCGAGACGCCGGCCGCGCCGCGGCCGTCCCGCGCTGCCGGTGGCTCCGCCCAGACCGTCGGCCGTCGCAAGGAGGCCGTCGTCCGCGTGCGGCTCGTCCCCGGCACCGGCAAGTTCAAGCTCAACGGGCGCAGCCTGGAGGAGTACTTCCCGAACAAGGTGCACCAGCAGCTCATCCGCGAGCCCCTGGTGACCGTCGAGAAGCCGGACTCGTTCGACATCTTCGGCAACCTGACCGGTGGCGGCATCTCGGGCCAGGCCGGCGCGCTGCGCCTGGCGATCGCCCGCGCCCTGGTCGAGGTCGACGCCGACGACCGTCCCGCGCTGAAGAAGGCCGGGTTCCTGACCCGCGACGCGCGTGCGACCGAGCGCAAGAAGTACGGCCTCAAGAAGGCCCGCAAGGCTCCGCAGTACAGCAAGCGCTGACCTGCGCCAGTCCGACGCGAAGGCGCCCATCCGGTTCCGGGTGGGCGCCTTCGTCGTTCCTGCCCAGGTGACACACCGGCTGGGTATGTAACGCGCGAAAACGGCGTTCTTCCAGCGGAACGCACCCTGGCGACGATGCTCCGGGGGAGCGTTACCGTCGAACCGGGGGACGCTAGGTTGTCGGGGTTGCACGGCTCGAGGAGAGGATGAGATGGCTCGCCTTTTCGGCACCGACGGGGTTCGAGGCCTCGCCAACGGGGAGCTGACCCCGGAGCTGGCGCTGTCCGTTGCGGCCAGCGCGGCCCGTGTGCTCGCCGCGCACGACCGCTCGCACCGTCCGGTGGCGGTCGTCGGGCGCGACCCCCGGGCCAGCGGCGAGATGCTGGAGGCCGCCGTCGTGGCCGGTCTCGCGTCGGCGGGCGCGGACGTCCTGCGCGTGGGCGTCCAGCCGACACCGGCGGTCGCCCACCTGGTCGGCGCGCTCGAAGCCGACCTCGGCGTGATGATCTCCGCGTCCCACAACCCCATGCCGGACAACGGCATCAAGCTCTTCGCCTCCGGCGGGCACAAGCTCCCGGACGGCATCGAGGACGAGATCGAGGCGGGCCTGACCGGTGACGGCCCCCGCCCCACCGGCGCGGAGATCGGCCGGGTCAGCGACGTCGACGACGCCCTCGAGCGCTACACGAACCACCTGCTCGCGGTCACCCCGCACCCACTGACCGGCCTGCGGATCGTCGTCGACTGCGCCAACGGCGCGGCCTCGTTCGCCGCGCCCGAGGTCTACCGCAAGGCCGGCGCCGAGGTCATCGCCATCCACGCGGAGCCGGACGGCATCAACATCAACGAGGGCTGCGGCTCGACCCACCCGGAGAAGCTCCAGACGATGGTGGTCGAGCACGGCGCCGACCTGGGCATCGCCCACGACGGCGACGCCGACCGCTGCCTCGCCGTGGACGCGTCGGGCGAGCTGGTGGACGGCGACCAGATCATGGCGATCCTGGCGCTCGCGATGGCCGAGGCCGGGGAGCTGACCCACGGCACCCTCGTCGCGACCGTGATGAGCAACCTCGGCCTGCACCTGGCCATGCGCGATCACCAGGTCAACCTGCGCACGACGGCCGTCGGCGACCGGTACGTGCTGGAGGAGTTGCGCGCGGGCGGATACGCGCTCGGCGGCGAGCAGTCCGGCCACGTGGTGTTCCCGGCGTTCGCCACCACCGGCGACGGCCTGCTCACCGCGCTGCGTGTGATGAGCCGGGTCGCGTCCACCGGCAAGCCGCTGGCCGAGCTGGCCGGCGTGATGCGCAAGCTGCCCCAGGTGCTGGTCAACGTGCGGGTCTCGGACAAGGCGACGGTCGCGAAGTCCGACGTCGTGCGCGAGGCGGTCGAGGCCGTGGAGGCCGAGCTGGGCGACGAGGGCCGTGTCCTGCTGCGCCCGTCCGGCACCGAGCAGCTGGTGCGGGTGATGGTCGAGGCGCCGGCGCAGGAGACCGCCCAGGCCGCCGCGGACCGACTCGCCGGAGTTGTTTCGTCCGTCTCCTGAACCGACTGCGGATTGTCGTACCCGGTAGGTACATTCTGTGCACGACACGGAGCGAGGGGAGTGGTCGTGGCCGGGTACGAGGTCGATCCGCAGCAGCTCAGCGCCACCGCCGGCACGGTGCGGGACGAGCCGGGGACGCAGCTGCGGTACACGCTGCCCAACCTGAAGGACGTGCGGATCACGGCCGAGGACTTCGGCCGCAAGCACCACGAGTCCTTCGCCGGGTACCAGGCGGGCGTGCAGCGGCTGGTGGCTTGTGTGGACAGCTACGTGCGGGCCTCCGGTGAGTTCGCGGACAAACTGGGCCGCGCGAGCGGTGCCTACTCGGCGGCGGACGACCGGTCCCAGGGCGACGTGCGGACGGCGGCGAGCTGATGGCGGAGCGGCTGCCCACGATCGAGGAGGTCCGGCAGCTCGTCGACGATCCGGGGATCGACGACGAGACCAAGCGGACCCTGCTCGTCCGCTACTTCGACGCGATCGGTGACGTCGACCCGGTCGTCTACGGCTTCCGGAACGAGGACGAGAAGAACCAGCTGCTGGAGTCCTATCAGGACCGGTTCGGGTTCACCGACCGGGACCTGACGGACGGCGCCTTCGCCTACGACGCGTACTCCGCGGCGCAGGGCAGGCACGAGGCGAACATGCAGGCCGCGCGCGAGGCGCAGGCGCGGGCGGTCGGCGACGGTAAGGCGCGCCTCGACTCGCTGAAGGGGTCCGACACCAGTCCGGGGGCAGCGAACTCGAACGAGATCCTGGACGTCGGCGTGCCGGGGCTGGACAGCCTCCGCACCTGGCTGCCCGTCTACAGCAGGGCGCGCGCGGTGGCGGCGCCCGGGCTGCCGGACTTCCGCCTGCAGGAGCTGATCGACCGGTACGACGAGCAGCGCGACATCCCGTTCGACAAGTTCGCCGCCGGGGTGACCGAGATCGTGCAGGTGCGGGAGTCGGTCGCGGACGCCGCGCCGTCGCAGAACGCCGCGATGCAGGCGTTGTTCGGCTCGTGGGAGGGCGACGGGAAGAGCGCGGCGGCGGCGTCCTGGTCGAAGTTCGGGGACGGGGTCAGGACGGTCGAGCAGTCGCTGGAGCACGCCGCGGACGTGGTGACCCGGACGATCGCCGCCGTCGCCGGGTCCTGTCGGGACAAGGCTTCGTGGGTGCTGCAGTACGCGTTCCAGACGTGGCCGCAGCAGCAGGGCCTGACGGCGC carries:
- the rpsI gene encoding 30S ribosomal protein S9: MTSTETETEAPEATEAVVTSETPAAPRPSRAAGGSAQTVGRRKEAVVRVRLVPGTGKFKLNGRSLEEYFPNKVHQQLIREPLVTVEKPDSFDIFGNLTGGGISGQAGALRLAIARALVEVDADDRPALKKAGFLTRDARATERKKYGLKKARKAPQYSKR
- the rplM gene encoding 50S ribosomal protein L13, with translation MPTYSPKPGDVTRAWHVIDAEDVVLGRLATEVATLLRGKHKPTYAPHVDTGDFVIIVNAEKVRLTGNKRDQKFAYRHSGYPGGLRKRSFGELLDTRPDRLLEKVVKGMLPKNKLGRAQAKKLKVYAGPQHPHAAQQPQPFQITKIAQVAK
- a CDS encoding type VII secretion-associated protein; the encoded protein is MTLRVAVDFGTSSTCVVAALNGRPPQVVVVDGQPLMSSAVYAAADGTLFVGQEADRQAAMDPSRYEPNPKRRIDEGELLLGDRVLRVTDVVRAVLERAVTEARRLASNAEVGLLVLTHPADWGAVRTRLLRQAASGLAREVTLVPEPVAAAVFHAATFAPEEINSDRTVEISNRPGATLAVLDLGGGTVDVSVVSRVPGHRGGFQVLATRGDPSFGGADVDQLLLEHVGSLVSSADPDAWRQLVEGRELTDRRRRRVLRQDVRGAKETLSRHAYTDVPMPPPFADAHVTREDLERLVAAPLGRAVELTCAAIEEAELRPKQLSAIFLVGGSSRIPMISRLVHERTGVVPTTLDQPETVVARGALLAVQKAPASPPPRVPARQLADQRTEVVRNPNAPRPGFSPRPPTPPGGFSGPAVPRQAPQGVRRPPPRPPRPAHHGSGPGSPPRGIPAPPTRKKPKLPWIIGGAVVLAVAAVTGLVVVLTADGEPEPPPGKVVAQYHYQFTAPQDWTQTGGSPDLRETLIKPDDAQQQFDSVSVQEHPLSYDASADPRRLVSELRSQIEAAPAQYSGFNPEASYAGRKVVFYHQVLPGQTASIDWYALAQGNVQVNVGCVYANENARDRVNAACTQVIRTLNISA
- a CDS encoding DUF4333 domain-containing protein, with translation MNQPQQPGWQPWGQPGQQNPASGPVPQSWGQQGPAGGPVPPRWGQQPADQAGATAPWGQPSQQNPTSGPVPQPWGQHPTGQGWNQQPGQAQHQPAPGPGTGPQPQQGGQWQPSYGGFGAFGKQKPKRSKKPFLIGAAVVVLLGGGGVGAWLLGAFQGDTLDQAAVQDGVVKILREDFGEGDVKNAQCPEDQPVRTGATFECTVTVAGQPKKVTVRVLNDQAQYEVGMPR
- a CDS encoding WXG100 family type VII secretion target; its protein translation is MAGGFEGDPAEFAAAHLKVSEAKLAMDQNLMQLANNIEATQAGWTGPAAKVFQDVMDAFAQKSAKLNDALEHIGEMLKSSGVQYEVQDQEVNQQLSSLQAALEGL
- the glmM gene encoding phosphoglucosamine mutase, translated to MARLFGTDGVRGLANGELTPELALSVAASAARVLAAHDRSHRPVAVVGRDPRASGEMLEAAVVAGLASAGADVLRVGVQPTPAVAHLVGALEADLGVMISASHNPMPDNGIKLFASGGHKLPDGIEDEIEAGLTGDGPRPTGAEIGRVSDVDDALERYTNHLLAVTPHPLTGLRIVVDCANGAASFAAPEVYRKAGAEVIAIHAEPDGININEGCGSTHPEKLQTMVVEHGADLGIAHDGDADRCLAVDASGELVDGDQIMAILALAMAEAGELTHGTLVATVMSNLGLHLAMRDHQVNLRTTAVGDRYVLEELRAGGYALGGEQSGHVVFPAFATTGDGLLTALRVMSRVASTGKPLAELAGVMRKLPQVLVNVRVSDKATVAKSDVVREAVEAVEAELGDEGRVLLRPSGTEQLVRVMVEAPAQETAQAAADRLAGVVSSVS
- a CDS encoding WXG100 family type VII secretion target produces the protein MKVDYATIHQAATDCNKTGGELENLFTQLKSDLAPLTNSWTGDAQQAWHDRQEEWNRALEDMKGLLARIATALPQIADGYQSTDTGITKMFGG